Proteins encoded within one genomic window of Solibaculum mannosilyticum:
- a CDS encoding glycosyltransferase family 2 protein, with protein MLSFINTFNLVIFVLFTVLYSYQIGYAGVALLKRKAKKHPAPKRLHRYAVVIAARNESNVIGQLIQSIRNQTYPSELVDVYVVADNCTDNTADVARMAGATVYERFNKRLVGKGYALDFIFKILETSHKDKGYEGYFVFDADNLLDEHYIEEMNKTFDQGYRVLTSYRNSKNYDTNWISAGYSLWFLRESKYLNNPRMMLHTSCAISGTGFLISSDIIREQNGWKYHLLTEDIEFSIDHVIQGETIGYCGGAMLYDEQPTTFEQSWNQRLRWSKGFYQVMRKYGVSLFRSIFHKDKHVFASYDMFMTIMPAVFVSLLSVVVNAGFLFLALFSLDSIPQMIPTTIWSICSLFINFYVFIYAFGLLTTITEWKNINCSAGKKIFYTFTFPIFMFTYVPIAVAALFRKVEWKPITHNVTKSIEEVR; from the coding sequence TTGCTATCTTTTATCAATACTTTTAATTTGGTCATATTTGTGCTGTTTACTGTTTTATACTCATATCAGATCGGCTATGCAGGCGTAGCGCTGCTGAAGCGAAAAGCAAAGAAACATCCAGCCCCGAAAAGACTCCATCGGTATGCGGTGGTGATCGCCGCCCGCAATGAAAGCAACGTCATCGGACAGCTGATTCAGAGCATCCGCAACCAGACCTATCCATCGGAACTGGTGGACGTCTATGTAGTGGCGGACAATTGTACCGACAATACCGCCGATGTGGCCCGGATGGCCGGAGCCACGGTTTATGAACGCTTTAATAAACGTCTGGTGGGCAAGGGATATGCTTTGGATTTTATCTTTAAGATTCTGGAGACCTCCCATAAGGACAAGGGCTATGAAGGCTACTTTGTGTTTGACGCCGATAATCTTCTGGATGAGCACTACATCGAGGAGATGAACAAGACTTTTGACCAGGGTTACCGCGTGCTGACAAGTTACCGCAATTCCAAAAACTACGATACCAACTGGATTTCAGCAGGTTATTCCCTGTGGTTTTTGCGGGAGTCCAAATATTTGAACAATCCCCGCATGATGCTGCATACTTCATGCGCCATCTCCGGGACGGGGTTTCTCATCAGCAGCGACATCATCCGGGAACAAAACGGATGGAAATATCATCTTCTCACCGAGGATATCGAGTTTTCCATCGACCACGTCATCCAAGGCGAGACCATCGGGTACTGCGGCGGCGCCATGCTGTATGACGAACAGCCCACTACATTTGAGCAGTCGTGGAACCAACGTCTGCGCTGGTCCAAGGGTTTTTACCAGGTCATGCGTAAATACGGCGTATCCTTATTCCGCTCCATCTTCCACAAGGATAAGCATGTATTTGCCAGCTATGATATGTTCATGACCATTATGCCGGCTGTGTTTGTGTCACTGCTGAGCGTGGTAGTCAACGCCGGATTTTTATTCCTGGCCCTGTTCAGCCTGGACTCCATCCCCCAGATGATCCCAACCACCATCTGGTCGATTTGTTCTTTGTTTATCAATTTTTATGTGTTCATCTATGCTTTTGGCCTGCTCACCACCATTACCGAATGGAAAAACATCAATTGTTCGGCCGGTAAGAAGATTTTTTATACCTTCACATTCCCCATCTTTATGTTTACTTACGTGCCCATCGCTGTGGCCGCTTTGTTCAGGAAGGTGGAGTGGAAGCCCATCACCCATAATGTGACCAAATCCATCGAAGAGGTGCGATAA
- the mutY gene encoding A/G-specific adenine glycosylase — protein MKKQDEELIAQHPWLLDVSGPLLAWYDRQARILPWREQNTPYRVWVSEIMLQQTRVEAALPYFERFMQALPTIKDLADADPQLLLKLWEGLGYYNRVRNLQAAARAVVEKWDGNLPDQYDQLVSLPGIGDYTAGAIASIAYNRPIPAVDGNVLRVLSRLLASRADVTQPSVKKEMRSLAQAMIPSERAGDFNQALMELGAMVCLPNGAPRCDQCPVYHLCRGSQQGIAHELPVKPPKKQRRSIDLTVFILICEGNVLLRQRPKKGLLAGLWEFPHVEGWITAEEASRWVNQWGGKVLDNHALPKAQHIFSHLEWHMTAYKMLCTSFPAPKGYIWADRSQLSGQIALPSAFRAYSKHLPEWL, from the coding sequence ATGAAAAAACAGGATGAGGAATTGATAGCGCAGCATCCATGGTTGCTCGACGTCTCCGGGCCGCTTCTGGCCTGGTACGATCGACAGGCCAGAATCCTTCCGTGGCGGGAACAGAATACCCCCTATCGGGTATGGGTATCGGAGATCATGCTGCAGCAAACCAGGGTTGAAGCCGCTCTCCCCTATTTTGAACGGTTTATGCAGGCCCTGCCTACCATAAAGGATCTGGCCGACGCCGACCCTCAACTGCTTTTAAAGCTGTGGGAAGGGCTGGGATACTACAACCGTGTGCGCAATCTGCAAGCCGCCGCCCGGGCGGTCGTGGAGAAGTGGGACGGCAATTTACCCGATCAGTACGATCAACTTGTCTCCCTGCCTGGAATCGGGGATTATACTGCCGGCGCCATCGCCTCTATCGCTTATAACCGTCCTATCCCCGCGGTGGACGGCAATGTGCTTCGGGTGCTCTCCCGGCTTCTGGCCAGCCGTGCCGATGTGACACAGCCTTCGGTCAAAAAAGAGATGCGTTCTTTGGCTCAAGCCATGATCCCATCGGAACGAGCCGGGGATTTCAATCAGGCTTTAATGGAATTGGGCGCTATGGTATGTCTCCCTAACGGGGCGCCCCGATGCGATCAGTGTCCGGTGTATCATCTATGCCGGGGCTCCCAGCAGGGAATTGCCCATGAATTACCGGTCAAGCCTCCCAAAAAGCAGCGCAGGTCGATCGATCTGACGGTTTTTATCCTGATCTGCGAGGGGAACGTACTGCTGCGGCAAAGGCCGAAAAAGGGATTGTTGGCCGGGTTATGGGAATTCCCTCATGTGGAAGGATGGATCACTGCAGAAGAGGCTTCCCGGTGGGTGAATCAATGGGGCGGAAAGGTGTTGGACAATCATGCTCTCCCCAAGGCCCAGCATATCTTTTCCCATCTGGAGTGGCATATGACGGCATACAAGATGCTCTGTACTTCCTTTCCTGCCCCCAAAGGATACATTTGGGCCGATCGATCTCAGCTTTCCGGCCAGATTGCTCTTCCCAGCGCCTTCCGTGCCTATTCCAAGCATCTCCCTGAGTGGCTCTAG
- a CDS encoding ROK family protein, producing the protein MVLYYAGFDVGGTKCAVCLGQELPTGMDILARRQFATGRDKHPYSILEEFADTFVRMIEEKNIPKQEIAGIGISCGGPLDTKAGVIHRPPNLPLWDNIPIISYFEEKFGIPVHLQNDANACAIAEWKYGAGQGHQNVLFFTFGTGLGAGLILNGKLYEGACGMAGEAGHIRLAKAGPMGYFKEGSFEGFCSGGGIANLGRIYVKEEQSQGKHPLLLQKAGDDPQNITAKLIGDLADEGDDLCRRIYEKSGEMLGAGLSVMIDILNPDIIVIGSIYARSTHLLEPSMRRVLEQEALPQSLEHCRIVPAKLLDNVGDYAALSVATGSF; encoded by the coding sequence ATGGTTTTGTATTACGCAGGCTTTGATGTGGGAGGGACTAAATGTGCGGTCTGTCTGGGACAGGAACTCCCCACCGGTATGGACATCCTGGCGCGTAGACAGTTTGCCACCGGCCGGGATAAGCATCCCTACAGCATCCTGGAGGAATTTGCGGATACTTTCGTCCGGATGATAGAGGAAAAGAACATCCCGAAGCAGGAAATCGCCGGGATCGGTATCTCCTGCGGCGGGCCGTTGGATACCAAGGCAGGTGTAATCCACCGTCCGCCCAATCTCCCCCTTTGGGACAACATCCCTATTATATCGTATTTTGAGGAGAAATTCGGGATCCCGGTACATCTGCAAAACGACGCCAATGCCTGTGCGATTGCAGAATGGAAGTATGGCGCCGGACAAGGGCATCAGAACGTCTTGTTTTTCACCTTTGGGACAGGCTTAGGCGCCGGCCTCATCTTAAATGGAAAACTGTATGAAGGCGCGTGCGGCATGGCTGGGGAAGCTGGACACATCCGTCTGGCCAAGGCCGGGCCTATGGGATACTTCAAAGAGGGCAGCTTTGAAGGATTCTGTAGCGGCGGCGGCATCGCCAATCTGGGCAGGATCTATGTAAAAGAAGAACAGAGCCAGGGGAAGCATCCCCTGCTTCTGCAAAAAGCGGGGGACGATCCGCAAAACATCACGGCCAAATTGATCGGGGACCTGGCCGATGAGGGCGACGATCTATGCCGCCGCATCTATGAGAAAAGCGGCGAGATGCTGGGCGCAGGATTAAGCGTTATGATCGACATCCTGAACCCGGATATCATTGTCATCGGCAGTATCTACGCCCGCAGTACCCATCTGCTGGAACCGTCCATGCGCCGGGTCCTTGAGCAGGAAGCCCTCCCTCAAAGCCTGGAACACTGCCGTATTGTGCCGGCCAAGCTGCTGGACAATGTGGGCGATTATGCGGCATTATCGGTTGCCACAGGCAGCTTCTAA
- a CDS encoding SLOG family protein, with translation MIQYTCCFSGHRSIEEIHLKSLKDNLQNEIISLIQQKMQYFICGGALGFDTLAAQTVIALKKLYSHIHLTLMLPCRDQDKYWKKCDQQVYQAILDQADKIRYISEYYYRGCMHKRNKLLVDSSCYCVCYLTKEKGGTAFTVNYARKKGLNIINLADRLT, from the coding sequence ATGATTCAATATACTTGCTGCTTTTCCGGGCATAGAAGTATTGAAGAAATCCACCTAAAAAGTTTAAAAGATAATTTGCAGAATGAAATCATTTCTTTAATCCAGCAAAAAATGCAGTACTTTATCTGTGGAGGGGCTTTGGGATTTGATACTTTAGCGGCGCAAACAGTTATTGCTCTGAAAAAACTATATTCTCACATTCACTTGACTCTGATGCTCCCCTGTCGTGACCAAGATAAATATTGGAAAAAATGTGATCAGCAAGTTTATCAGGCTATATTAGACCAGGCTGATAAAATACGCTATATATCAGAATATTACTATCGTGGATGCATGCATAAAAGAAACAAGCTTCTTGTTGACAGTAGTTGTTATTGTGTATGCTATCTGACCAAAGAAAAAGGAGGTACAGCTTTTACTGTAAATTATGCCAGAAAAAAAGGACTAAATATTATTAATCTTGCAGATAGGTTAACATAA
- a CDS encoding peptidoglycan-binding protein, translating to MAEPYIPQYITVHLGPPSSNAQNVTVTFPDYIKNVASSEIYPTWPENAIRANIYAQISFALNRFYTEWYPSQGYSFDITNSTAYDQAFVAGRDIFENISQIVDEIFNNYVQRQGSVEPLFTQYCNGTTVTCDGLSQWGTVPLAEQGYTPYEILQHFYGEDINIVQNAPVRLPNPSYPGIPLRLGDGGNDVRTIQVQLNRISNNYPRIPKISPVDGIFGKSTEDAVKEFQRIFNLTPDGIVGQATWYRISYIFTSVKRLAELDSEGLALEEVSQQFPGEVRRGDTGDPVRVMQYYLAVIGNFYETVPPIQVTGTFDQATEDAVIAFQKTYGLTADGIVGRRTWNDMYRAYRGIVESNGFIAGGQPLFPGTTLTIGSTGDDVRQVQRYLTAISEVYPEVPAVPETGLYGPQTQNAVIQFQNRFNITPSGVVGPITWGLMASIYSDIQSGNLRESNQFPGYELQEEG from the coding sequence GTGGCAGAGCCTTATATTCCTCAATATATCACGGTCCATCTGGGCCCTCCAAGTTCCAACGCGCAAAATGTCACCGTCACCTTCCCCGATTATATCAAGAATGTAGCGTCCAGTGAGATTTACCCCACCTGGCCGGAGAATGCTATCCGCGCCAACATCTACGCCCAGATTTCCTTTGCGCTCAACCGGTTTTATACCGAATGGTATCCCAGCCAGGGATATAGTTTTGATATCACCAATTCCACCGCCTATGACCAGGCATTTGTGGCAGGACGCGATATTTTTGAAAATATCAGCCAGATAGTGGATGAGATTTTCAACAATTACGTCCAACGTCAGGGCAGTGTAGAACCCCTTTTCACCCAGTACTGCAACGGGACTACCGTCACCTGCGACGGCCTATCCCAATGGGGGACCGTCCCCTTGGCCGAACAGGGATATACGCCCTATGAGATTCTCCAGCATTTTTATGGGGAAGACATCAATATCGTACAAAATGCGCCGGTTCGTCTGCCCAACCCATCCTATCCCGGGATCCCGCTGCGTCTAGGCGACGGGGGGAATGATGTGCGTACCATTCAGGTACAGCTCAACCGGATCTCCAACAACTATCCCCGTATTCCCAAGATTTCGCCTGTGGATGGGATCTTTGGGAAAAGTACCGAGGATGCTGTTAAGGAGTTTCAGCGCATCTTTAACCTGACTCCCGACGGCATAGTGGGGCAGGCGACCTGGTACCGTATCTCTTATATTTTCACCAGCGTCAAACGTCTGGCCGAACTGGATTCCGAAGGGCTGGCGCTGGAGGAAGTATCCCAGCAATTCCCGGGAGAAGTTCGGCGCGGGGATACGGGTGATCCAGTGCGTGTGATGCAGTACTATTTGGCGGTCATCGGGAACTTTTATGAGACTGTCCCGCCGATCCAAGTGACCGGCACCTTTGACCAGGCCACCGAGGATGCCGTGATAGCGTTCCAGAAGACCTACGGCCTTACTGCCGACGGCATAGTGGGACGACGGACTTGGAACGATATGTACCGGGCCTACCGGGGCATCGTGGAGTCCAACGGCTTTATTGCCGGAGGTCAGCCCCTGTTCCCCGGGACAACATTGACAATCGGTTCCACCGGCGACGATGTGCGTCAGGTACAGCGGTATCTTACCGCCATTTCCGAAGTATACCCGGAAGTGCCGGCCGTCCCAGAAACCGGTCTTTACGGGCCCCAGACGCAAAATGCCGTTATCCAATTCCAAAACCGGTTTAATATCACTCCCAGCGGCGTCGTAGGCCCCATCACCTGGGGACTTATGGCCAGCATTTACTCCGATATTCAAAGCGGCAACTTAAGGGAATCCAATCAATTCCCCGGATACGAATTGCAGGAGGAGGGATAA
- the nadC gene encoding carboxylating nicotinate-nucleotide diphosphorylase, with product MILPQFYVDDLIKRALSEDINYIDTTSDYMIPADQRSQVHLAAKAEGVLCGIEVAMRVFELLDGSFSYQLHKEEGDRLQAGDVIAVMTGKTRELLKAERTALNLLQHMSGVATATAQAVAIVEGTNASIVDTRKTLPGLRPLQKYAVTVGGGRNHRYNLSDGAMLKDNHIDAAGGITAAIQTLRPKVGHMVNIEVETRNLDEVQEALDAGADIIMLDNMDCETMRKAVEMTGGKALLEASGGITSDTLRSVAETGVDIISIGALTHSVKALDISMKFDQ from the coding sequence ATGATTCTGCCTCAGTTTTATGTTGATGACCTGATCAAACGCGCCCTCAGTGAGGACATCAACTATATTGATACCACTTCGGATTATATGATCCCTGCCGACCAGCGTTCGCAGGTGCATCTGGCGGCCAAGGCGGAGGGCGTATTGTGCGGTATTGAAGTGGCCATGCGGGTCTTTGAACTGCTGGACGGTTCTTTTTCCTACCAGCTGCACAAGGAGGAAGGAGATCGTCTGCAAGCGGGTGACGTTATCGCCGTAATGACCGGCAAGACCCGGGAACTTCTCAAGGCGGAACGCACCGCTCTCAATCTGCTGCAGCATATGTCCGGCGTGGCGACTGCCACTGCTCAGGCGGTAGCCATTGTGGAGGGGACAAATGCCAGTATTGTGGATACCCGCAAAACACTGCCGGGCCTGCGGCCTCTTCAGAAATACGCCGTCACGGTAGGCGGCGGCCGCAATCATCGGTACAACCTGTCCGACGGCGCTATGCTCAAGGACAATCATATCGACGCAGCCGGCGGCATCACCGCCGCCATCCAGACATTGCGCCCCAAGGTGGGTCATATGGTCAATATCGAGGTGGAAACCCGCAATCTCGACGAGGTACAGGAGGCGTTGGATGCAGGGGCCGACATCATTATGCTGGACAACATGGACTGTGAGACCATGCGGAAAGCTGTGGAGATGACCGGTGGCAAAGCCCTTCTGGAGGCCTCCGGCGGTATCACCAGCGATACGCTCCGTTCCGTGGCTGAAACTGGGGTAGACATCATTTCCATCGGCGCCCTGACCCATTCGGTCAAGGCATTGGACATCTCCATGAAATTTGATCAATAA
- a CDS encoding helix-turn-helix domain-containing protein, with product MIQLNALALLEKRGKTKYWLYKQMGMSYQNFNKMIHNQTKSIRYENIETLCLLLSCTPNELFVITED from the coding sequence ATGATTCAATTAAATGCTCTGGCCCTTTTAGAAAAACGAGGTAAAACCAAGTATTGGCTTTACAAACAGATGGGTATGAGCTACCAAAACTTCAACAAAATGATTCATAATCAGACTAAGTCCATTCGTTATGAGAATATCGAGACCCTATGCTTGTTGCTTTCCTGTACACCAAATGAGTTGTTTGTTATTACAGAAGATTAA
- a CDS encoding D-sedoheptulose-7-phosphate isomerase — translation MKYTSQLMQDRPELLPLQENLEKAVQAAVQCYQQGGTIFTCGNGGSAADSEHIVGELLKGFLKKRPLSPDVAQRINEQAGADIACRLQQGLGAVSLVSFSAAQTAVINDLGADLMYAQQLTGLCKKGDVVIGLSTSGNAANVANAFYVARALGATTIAMTGRTGGKLREVADILLNVPADETPRIQEYHLPVYHAFCADVEEHFFQV, via the coding sequence TTGAAATACACCAGCCAGTTAATGCAGGACCGTCCGGAACTCCTTCCATTGCAGGAGAATTTGGAAAAAGCCGTCCAGGCGGCTGTCCAGTGTTACCAGCAGGGCGGCACTATCTTTACCTGCGGGAACGGCGGCAGTGCGGCCGACAGCGAACATATCGTGGGAGAGCTCCTCAAGGGATTCCTTAAAAAACGCCCCCTGTCCCCCGACGTTGCACAGCGTATCAATGAGCAGGCCGGCGCCGATATCGCCTGCCGTCTGCAGCAGGGACTGGGCGCTGTATCTCTCGTCAGCTTCTCCGCGGCCCAGACGGCCGTCATCAACGACCTGGGCGCCGACCTCATGTATGCCCAGCAGTTGACCGGCCTCTGCAAAAAGGGGGATGTGGTCATCGGGCTCTCCACCTCCGGCAACGCCGCCAATGTGGCCAACGCTTTTTATGTGGCCAGGGCATTGGGGGCTACTACCATCGCCATGACGGGACGTACCGGCGGCAAATTGCGGGAAGTGGCCGACATCTTACTGAATGTACCGGCCGACGAGACGCCCCGCATCCAGGAGTACCATCTTCCCGTGTACCATGCCTTCTGCGCCGACGTGGAGGAACATTTCTTTCAAGTGTAA
- a CDS encoding L-aspartate oxidase, producing MKDHYDVLIAGSGVAGLHAALQFPPQVKVLVLCKKELLLSNSALAQGGVAAVVDKEHDTCQLHIKDTMIAGGNQNNPDALEVLVNEGAENVLNLLDIGVDFDRDETGGLQLTLEGGHSRRRILHHKDSTGREMMEKLILAVKAKSNVDIEENCMLADLKQVENGFLAYVLGDGHCTQVTANYCILATGGIGRVYQYTTNSAIATGDGIALAHRMGAKITDLHLVQFHPTAFAAKQNRERFLISESVRGEGAVLLNNEGKRFMDRYDERLELAPRDVVSRSIMKEARRVGSNNFYLDISFQGADYLKNRFPTIYGRCLEEGVDITKDWIPVFPCQHYLMGGIHVDLDSQSSIDRLYACGECSHTGVHGNNRLASNSLLEALVFSRRAARHILNRMASEPHPILSKGDDLPLDGMPLPSGLRTQVRDIMQSAHFVVPNPVAAREGMKRVKKILAMLESSHYAVTPDFIETKNITTVAMIILEEVNKP from the coding sequence GTGAAGGATCATTATGACGTTCTGATCGCAGGCTCGGGTGTGGCCGGCCTGCATGCGGCATTGCAGTTCCCGCCGCAGGTGAAGGTATTGGTGCTGTGTAAAAAGGAGCTGCTTTTGTCCAACAGCGCTCTGGCTCAGGGCGGTGTGGCCGCTGTGGTGGACAAGGAGCACGATACATGTCAGCTTCACATCAAGGATACTATGATTGCCGGGGGCAATCAAAACAATCCCGATGCCCTGGAGGTTCTGGTGAACGAAGGGGCGGAAAACGTACTGAACTTGTTGGACATCGGCGTAGACTTCGACCGGGATGAAACCGGCGGCCTTCAGCTGACATTGGAGGGCGGGCATTCAAGACGCCGTATCCTGCATCACAAGGATTCCACTGGCCGGGAGATGATGGAAAAACTGATCCTCGCGGTAAAAGCCAAGAGCAATGTGGACATTGAGGAAAACTGCATGCTGGCCGATCTAAAGCAGGTGGAAAACGGTTTTTTGGCCTATGTGCTGGGGGACGGGCATTGCACCCAGGTGACGGCCAATTACTGTATCTTAGCCACCGGCGGCATTGGACGGGTGTATCAGTACACTACCAATTCTGCCATCGCCACCGGGGACGGCATCGCTTTGGCTCATCGGATGGGAGCTAAAATCACCGATCTGCATTTGGTGCAGTTCCATCCCACCGCCTTTGCTGCCAAGCAGAATCGGGAACGGTTCCTCATTTCGGAATCGGTGCGGGGAGAAGGCGCTGTGCTGCTCAACAACGAGGGCAAACGCTTTATGGATCGCTACGACGAACGGTTGGAATTGGCTCCCAGGGACGTGGTATCCCGTTCCATTATGAAAGAAGCCCGCCGGGTGGGCAGCAATAACTTCTATTTGGATATTTCGTTTCAAGGCGCAGACTATCTGAAGAACCGCTTTCCCACCATCTACGGCCGGTGCTTGGAGGAAGGGGTGGACATCACAAAAGACTGGATCCCTGTCTTCCCCTGCCAGCATTATCTGATGGGGGGCATCCATGTGGATCTGGACAGCCAGTCCTCCATTGACCGACTGTACGCTTGCGGCGAATGTTCCCATACCGGCGTCCACGGCAACAACCGTCTGGCCTCCAACTCCCTGTTGGAAGCGTTGGTTTTCTCCCGTCGGGCTGCCCGACATATCTTGAACCGTATGGCTTCAGAGCCTCATCCTATACTATCAAAGGGAGACGATTTGCCTCTGGATGGTATGCCTCTTCCGTCAGGACTCCGTACCCAAGTGCGGGACATCATGCAGAGCGCCCATTTCGTAGTACCCAATCCGGTAGCGGCCCGGGAAGGTATGAAGAGGGTGAAAAAAATCCTCGCCATGCTTGAAAGCAGCCATTACGCTGTTACCCCGGATTTTATTGAGACTAAAAATATCACAACCGTGGCCATGATTATTCTGGAGGAGGTTAACAAACCATGA
- a CDS encoding peptidoglycan-binding domain-containing protein, with translation MAQEPFGNRTADVYELQGFLRRIARDNQRIPLIALDGIFGPETTEAVSAFQKEYDLPVTGTVDFNNWNTILDEYLRLVGQTSSPLPIYPFPSPQYVVKPGDKGDLIYIIQIMLDTIQVGFLNLYSGGFTGVYDDKTQRAVEAVQRGTGLKPTGLVDRITWDILARSYNYRIHADR, from the coding sequence ATGGCCCAGGAACCGTTTGGCAACCGGACGGCCGACGTGTATGAACTACAGGGATTTCTAAGGCGCATCGCCCGCGATAACCAGAGGATTCCACTGATCGCCTTGGACGGCATTTTTGGACCCGAGACCACCGAGGCAGTCTCTGCCTTCCAGAAGGAATACGATCTGCCGGTGACCGGGACAGTGGATTTCAACAACTGGAACACCATCCTGGACGAATATCTGAGACTGGTCGGCCAGACATCTTCACCACTGCCCATTTATCCTTTTCCATCCCCTCAATATGTGGTAAAACCCGGGGATAAGGGGGACCTGATTTATATCATCCAGATCATGTTGGATACCATTCAAGTGGGGTTCCTCAATTTGTATTCCGGAGGGTTTACCGGCGTCTATGACGACAAGACGCAAAGGGCGGTTGAGGCCGTCCAAAGGGGGACCGGACTCAAGCCCACGGGATTGGTGGACCGCATCACTTGGGATATCTTAGCCCGATCCTATAACTACCGGATTCACGCAGACCGTTAG